In Salvelinus namaycush isolate Seneca chromosome 37, SaNama_1.0, whole genome shotgun sequence, the following are encoded in one genomic region:
- the LOC120031671 gene encoding epithelial discoidin domain-containing receptor 1-like, producing the protein MFFSGSDFDAMTPRAGLPVAKDDSSNTAILIGCLVGIILLLLAVIAVILWRQYWKKILGKAQGSLSSDELRVHLSVPSDNVVINNTHSYSSRYQRIHTFPDDRDRERCDGEGEYQEPSALIRPRDHTGRDSNALLLNNPAYDLLLSDQRQHGSGSSWPLTVPMARASSSHPQEKSLNNGAQACGMDLEKGLPPTQEEPPPYPDAPPYPALSPPFPASVPHYAEADIVSLQGVSGNNTYAVPALTSPSPTAADCTPLPELPRHCLVFKEKLGEGQFGEVHLCEIESPQDLPNLEFPFNVRKGRPLLVAVKILRPDASKNARNDFLKEGKILSRLKDPNIIRLLGVCVSSDPLCMVTEYMESGDLNQYLSHRVLLDKTGPTHNTPTISYPALIAMASQIASGMKFLSSLNFVHRDLATRNCLVGGEKGESGGDRGGERPIKIADFGMSRNLYAGDYYRIQGRAVLPIRWMAWECILMGKFTTASDVWAFGVTLWEMLSVCQEQPYSNLTDEQVIDNAGEFFRDHGRQVYLSRPDVCPQGLYDLMLSCWNRDCKLRPSFAHIHSFLTEDAMNMV; encoded by the exons ATGTTCTTCTCAGGGTCCGACTTCGATGCCATGACCCCGAGGGCGGGCCTTCCTGTCGCCAAGGACGACAGCAGTAACACAGCCATCCTGATTGGCTGCCTGGTGGGCATCATCCTGCTGCTATTAGCTGTGATCGCTGTCATTCTGTGGAGGCAATACTGGAAGAAGATACTGGGCAAG GCCCAGGGCAGTCTGTCCAGTGACGAGTTGcgtgtccatctgtctgtccccTCGGACAACGTGGTGatcaacaacacacacagctaCTCCAGCCGCTACCAGCGTATACACACATTCCCTGACGACAGGGACAGGGAGCGCTGCGACGGAGAGGGAGAGTACCAGGAGCCCAGCGCACTGATCAGACCACGAGACCACACCGGACGAGACAGCAACG CCTTGCTGTTAAACAACCCAGCCTATGACCTCCTcctgtcagatcagaggcagcatGGCTCAGGCTCCTCGTGGCCCCTAACCGTCCCTATGGCCAGGGCCAGCTCCTCCCACCCTCAGGAGAAGAGCCTCAATAATGGGGCCCAGG cCTGTGGTATGGACTTGGAGAAGGGCTTGCCCCCCACCCAGGAGGAGCCTCCCCCGTACCCCGATGCTCCTCCCTACccggccctgtctccccccttcCCCGCCAGCGTACCCCACTATGCAGAGGCGGACATCGTTAGCCTGCAGGGCGTCAG TGGTAACAACACGTATGCAGTGCCAGCCCTGACCTCCCCCAGCCCCACTGCAGCAGACTGCACCCCCCTGCCTGAACTGCCCCGACACTGTCTGGTCTTCAAGGAGAAACTGGGAGAAGgacagtttggagag GTGCACCTGTGTGAGATAGAGAGCCCTCAGGACCTGCCTAACCTGGAGTTCCCTTTCAACGTGAGGAAAGGTCGCCCTCTGCTGGTGGCTGTTAAGATACTGCGCCCTGACGCCTCCAAGAATGCCAG gAATGACTTCCTAAAGGAGGGGAAGATTCTGTCTCGTCTGAAGGACCCCAACATCATCCGTCtgttgggagtgtgtgtgagcAGCGACCCTCTCTGTATGGTCACAGAGTACATGGAGAGTGGAGACCTCAACCAGTACCTCTCACACAGAGTCCTGCTGGACAAGACCGGACCCACACACAACACCCCCACCATCAG tTACCCTGCTCTGATCGCCATGGCCAGTCAGATAGCTTCAGGGATGAAGTTTCTGTCGTCTCTGAACTTCGTGCACCGTGACCTGGCCACAAGAAACTGCCTGGTGGGGGGTGAGAAGGGCGAGAGCGGGGGCGACCGGGGTGGGGAGCGACCCATCAAGATCGCCGACTTTGGGATGAGCAGAAACCTGTACGCTGGAGACTACTACCGCATCCAGGGGCGGGCCGTGCTGCCTATACGATGGATGGCCTGGGAGTGTATACTGATG GGGAAGTTCACCACAGCCAGTGACGTGTGGGCGTTTGGTGTGACTCTGTGGGAGATGCTGAGTGTGTGTCAGGAGCAACCCTACTCCAACCTGACTGATGAACAGGTCATAGACAATGCCGGAGAGTTCTTCAGGGACCACGGAAGACAG GTGTATCTGAGCAGGCCAGATGTGTGTCCTCAGGGTCTCTACGACCTCATGCTGAGCTGCTGGAACCGGGACTGCAAGCTCCGCCCATCATTTGCCCACATTCACTCCTTCCTCACAGAGGATGCCATGAAcatggtgtag